Within the Arachis duranensis cultivar V14167 chromosome 10, aradu.V14167.gnm2.J7QH, whole genome shotgun sequence genome, the region cgtgaagtctttgcacctgtagtccgtacaccagaagatgtaaaacctgttggataccgatgggtatttgtgaaaaaacaaaatgagaaaaatgaagttgtacgcTACAAAGCTCGCCTTGTGGCACATTTTTCACAAAGACCCGATATAGATTACGAAGAAatgtattcccctgtagtggatgcaataatattgcgttatttggtcagcttatctgcatatcataaactacatatgcatttaatggatgtggtaacagtcCACTTATATGGCTCATTAGATcatgatatctatatgaaagtccctgaaggactaaagatatctaaaccatccaatgaatactTACATGGGTTATACTCAATCAAATTGATAAGATccttatatggtctaaagcaatctggacgaatgcaGTATattcgtcttactgagtatctggccaaaaatggattcaagaataatgatatctgtccatgtgttttcataaagaaatctacatctggattcattataattactgtgtacgttgatgatttaaatatcatttaaaCTCTTAAAGaaattccaacaattataaaaactctaaaagaagagtttgagatgaaagatcttagAAAGACTCAATTTTGCATCGACCTGCAaatcgagcatacaaaaaatgggatctttattaatcaaacaacatacacagaaaagatcttgaagagattttatatggataagtcacatctattaagtaccccaatgatcgtaagatctttggatgtgaaaaaAGATCAATTCCATTCtaaggaagaaaatgaagatatctttGGTCCTGAAGTgtcatatcttagtgccattagagtgctaatgtatcttgctaataatacaagacccgatatatcatttgctgtgaatttattaacaagatatagttcctctccaaccagaagacattggaatggaatcaaacaaatctttcgatatcttcatgaaACGGTTGATAtgagattgttttatccctatggatccaagttacaattagttggctatgcagatgctggatacttgtctgatccacacaaagggagatatcaaacaggatacctgttcacatatggtgatacagctatatcatggaggtccacgaaacagacaatagcagcaacctcctctaatcacgctgaaatactagcgatacatgaagcaagttgcgagtgtttttggctcaggagtttgatccaatatattatgtcatcatgtggattgattgattataaaatagctccaactgtcctgtttgaagacaatacagcatgcatttctcaacttaaaggtggatacactaaaggtgatagaacaaagcatatttctcccaaattcttcttcactcatgatcttcaaaatcaagggacaattgatgtccaatagatccgctcaagtgacaatctggcaattttatttacaaagtcactcccaaaatcctcctttgaaaaatTGGTACATCAGATTGGGATACGCTGATTTCGAGATGTTAAACgatgtcgacaagaggggggatattgtactcttttttccttggtcaggttttttttttcattgagtttttcttgacaaTGTTTTTAATGAGGTAGTCCCCATCATTAAAGGatgttgtactctttttccttcactaaagttttttctcattgagattttttttagtaaggttttaacgaggcaataatcctaaataAGCATCCAAGGGAAAGTGTTGTGATAAGAACGAAATAAATGCCCATTAATGAAATTGGGCGACTAATCTTTTCTATACTAAAGGAAtaacttttcaaaacaaatttaatattaatgaaGGTTGAAATCAAAAGCTTGTCACCTGTATAAATAGTAAAAGCAACGATTGAAACAATATACAGCAATAAAATATTCTTCTCTCTTTATACAgtactaatattttttctctttttctcttcactacatataaatatatgaatcattcttattgaattaattatattaatattagaatcttttatttatacatctttattttatatttagtacaatttccttatttatttacaaCAAATTGTAAATTAATTCTGTTATGTTGGATTCTATAAGAAATTAGATTTGATTCACATATCCTGTGGGAAAAATCTATGCTAGTTTGATAGGTTATAGAAGCTTGTGCGTTTAAACAATTTCGGAAAAAAATCCCTTTAACACCtctgttaataattttttaaaaaatatttaaaatataaaaatttatattaaaaatagtttataaataaattattttatatttgattttttaattttaaaaatacttatttaaaaaaattgtgataaaaAACTTATTATGAAAGAagtcattttttaatttctctataaacacttaaataactttttaaaatgctacaattcaattttaaaaatcgtaAAAAGCtacaattcaattttaaaaatcgtaTAGACATTAATAGTACTATTTTTTACaagtcaaaaattcaaaaaaataacttttaaaattttctaaactGACCGTTTAGCTCCTTTTTTATTCAGGTCCATCCGGCTAAATTTATTAAGTCAAGTCTCGTTTTCACGGtcttaattttagtaattttagaaGCAAAAATTTATCCATTTAAATGGAGTGAACAGACTAATCCGACAAATTTGACCTGAAGTTATGAAACAGTGATATTTTGTATCCAGGTCTCAGTGGTATACACTAACTATTTCCTAAAGTCATAAAATAATTCTAGTGAACTAAGAATGCTAGAGAAGAAGATAGCTATTGAGTTTCCAACATTAGCATACCTCAAAAAAACTGATATGATAGAGCAAATTTGGCACAATATGTGATTGGTCTATGATGTCTAGCATCTTGTACTCATAGTGCATGATTGAGTAACATGAAAAGCATTGGCTCCAATTCTGAACATAACATTGACATCTACACATTCATATAGTTTTCTACACCCCGGACATCGCCCATCAGCCTCAAGGATCCTTTTGTGACAGAAAAGACACGGTCGAAATGCGCATGAACAAGGAAGAAAGCTTGTGTCCGTAACATCTAAGTCCTCATAACAAATGGGGCATTGAGAAGGTTGTGAAATGATTGTTTGCCATCTCCAACTTGCCGGTTTCGGGTTACCACTATGCCTGTTTGAATTTAATGGTGAACTATGTTGCTTTGAGAGGTTCGGTAAACACATGGGACGAAAAGCATCATTAGGTTTCCATGCTTGACGTTTCTGATGTGATTTTTTAAACTCCGGTTTTGGGTTCTTTGTAGCCTCTAGAATGGTAGAAGCCAAATCTGAAGTTGTGGAACGTAGATTATCGTTGGCATTTAAAGCATCGGCAACGGCCTCCCAGTCATCAAGGCATCCGTCGTTGTCGGCTTCTTCCTCGCTGCCTGAGAAACATGTACTCATGCTACTAATGCTGGTGCTACTCCATGAAGAGAAACCATTCCTTGACTCGTGATCGAGAGGACTTCGAATGGATGTTGAATCGTTGAGTGGGATGCAAGAACTTTCTGTATTCTCTCCccttttcttgttttccttgtttgatgaTCTGTTCTCCTCAGTAGGAACATGCTTAGATGATGGACAATAATCAATGCTTCTATTTGAGTCGACATTAGATCCTTTCTTTACTGAAAGACAAGAATGTAAGAAACAatgaataaaaagaaagaaaaagcacaaGACACTTCGGCCTAGGGCTGGAAGTGAGTCGAGCTGAGCCGAACTGGGCCAAGCTCAAGCTCGGTTCATGGCTCGACTAAACAATCGAGCTTATTTGTAAAGATCAAACTCGACTCACCAAAATCTCATGAACTGGCTCAAATAACACGAACATAATCTATATATAAACTCGACTCACCAAAATCCCATGAACTGGCTCAAATAACATGAACATAATCAATCAAGCCAGTTCACGAACCAATGAGCAACTTATCCAAGATCAAGCTTGTCTAATTTAATATACGAGCTCAAATTCAAGCTCAAGATTGGCTTACAAGCTAGCTAACAAGTCGAGGTCGAACTGGCTCATGGACTGGCTTAACTCACTTCCGGCCCAACTTTAGCCGGTTTGATAAAACTTTTTGGAAAGATGTAAACACCTCCCTTTCTGTTTGGTAAATCGAAAAGATTGTTGTTTGTGCTTTTAGCTTTGAAAAACTATGGGTGTTTTTCAAagttaaaagtctaatataaccttatatattaataaatatatacatttactctttattatatttatgtcaactaaaataattttaaaaaacaacatTTGTATCTATGAATTATACGAATGTTGACAAAAATactcataaaaaaaagaaaattaacgtTATATCCATCTAAGATTGTTATGTATGACAAAAGTAcccaaattctaatttttttgttaactttttaataaaatttttaaattacccCACACCTCATCTTCTTTCAGCCACATAGGTACGCTACCTACCTCTTCTTAGActtctttttaatatttgggattagggtttagcTAACTTGACAAGTAGAAATTTTTGAACCTTTTACTTGATAAACGCAAAATAAATACATTGAAAGTTTGAATTTGTATGTTGTCTATAAAAATTTCCTTTATTGGTAACCTTAAGGTCATATCACATGTTCCTTTTTGAAATTGTGTTGCATACTTTATTCCTCAtagttttgtttctttgtttctctTCTTGTTTATATTATAACTAACTAATTGTCTGCAATGGTATGGTGGGATGTGGAAAGTTCaggtttccttttcttttggtAGATAGAGTGATGAGTACAACTCCGGAAATCGTGCAGTTGCCATAAAAAATGTAACCATCAATGACAACTTTCCCGGCCACTTTCTCGAAAGGCCAATCATGCCTGGTGTACTAATGGTTGAGGTTGAAAATAAAGAGCGgggtaatttgaaaattttatttaaaagttaacaaaaatttaaagttttggTATAACGCTAGTTTCCTTTTTAAACCAGTAATTTTTGTCAGGTTTGTAAAATTTATGGATACAAATGGtagttttttcaattatttttaaatatttaaaacaatttaCCAAAGATAATTTTTATAGCTTGTACTTATTGAAACTCACTTATATTTTGATTTACCAAATAGAACTGTTATAAATTTTGGAAAGCTATCTTCCAATAGCTGGCTCTAATGAGCTACTTTTAAAAAGCCAACACTTCACCAAAATAGCCCAGGGAAACTTCAAATTTCTTTATCAGAACACCATCATGTTTGAATTTCACAAACATATCAAATATGAAAGTCCTTTCCTATTTTAGATTTCTATTAACTATATAAATCTCGGAAATgtttggtaacaaaaaaaatcagccaAAACCAGTCATAACTTATCttatttagcattcattaattgttgcgacagttaataaatattaaataagacaaattttggctgttttttttattttgtctccctGGCATTACGGATAAATCCATAGAGAAACAGACAAAATTGGAAGCACTTATAAAACAACCAAGAAACTATTGCATGCAAAATTGTTTTCCCATTCATATGGTTGCTTTGGATATTCAACACGAGAAGCCCAATCGAAACTAATCATAACAAGCTTCAAAGATCAATGTTACGTGACTTGAAAGCTCAATCAGAGAAATGATATTCATACATGTTGATTTCCATTTCAGACATAACAGTTATGCAGGTTGatgtttaacaaaaaatataggCCAAAACTTAATACCAAAAAACAGGGGTCATTTGcttagatttaaaaaaaatgaaaacaaaacttGTAAAAACGAAATCAATATCtaacactaaaataaaaattcatggTGGAATcagaaaaaaaaggggggcaAAGAGAGTTACCTCGAGATAGCCATTGCTCTAGCCGAACATCAAGCTTGATTTGCTTCAATTTCGCTGACCCATTTCCCTAAACATCATTACCAATGCAATCAATTAATCAAATGAAAAGCTTCTTTTTTTTGGCGGTTgggggaagaaagaaagaaaccaCAAAACAatgggagaaaaaaaaattgaaactttacaaaatagaaaaacaaaattactAAGTAATGATGAAAATTTAGCTACCCTTTGATACATCTAAAATCAATAGCAATGCAATGCCTCATGGGTTTAATAAAATTCccaactttaaaaaaatagataaatataaagataaattctTTAGGGAAAATTATTtaccttctttttcttggtgGAGTCTTTGAAGAGAGAAGGATCAGAGATAGCAGAAGCCATTGGAATTAGAAGAAGGTTTAATCTCGAGAATGTAAAAAGACAAGGGGAGAggagaacaagaagaacaaggATAGGGAGGGAGTGGATATTACAAATTCCTTGTttgatttctctttttcatttgtttttgtgTGTTCTTACttcttagttttttttaagAGATGTTCTAAGTTTTCTAAATTAAAAGTATgtgttttcttttatatatataattgagtttttttttttttgacagatATATATAGTTGACTATTGATTTATAGTACAAACAATGAATCTTTGCCATCTTGGAAACTTATTTACACAACACATGGATTCCAAAATTAAGGAAGGAGAAAAATGGACAAAAGGAGAATTACAAGaagaattattttcttttaagatcGTTGTTACATAACTCACCCAAGTTGGGGGTGAGAAGATTTAATTTGTGAATTATCTCATACGATAATGTTATTAagaataaattcaaattaaataaaatatacatcaTACTAAAAATGTTtagaaattaacaataaaaaataacagattttaaaacaaataaataatgaataacactatgataaaatatgaataaatttcTTTATGTTTATAGTTGAGTACTTTAAATATTGTGTTTGTCTTGTTCTGATTTtctcttaaataattttatcataCTAACCGCTTGTATCATTATAATTTCGTCAACTCACTTTTTTCATGATTTCATCACACTTTTATTATCATGTACTTATATTTATGTGATCTTCTTTATCTAATAGTTATTGTTGATCACAACTACACTCTTCCATTCCTTTCTTACCTTAAAATTCTATACTTTATCCCAATATTTTGTACCAAATACTTTATTCCATTAGTTTTATTTCTTAAGTTCTATTACTTTCAAAACgtatttttctttccatttaACCACTTTACTATATATTCTTGTTGTCTATAAGGATCACAATGTCTTTTTCTTTGACACATAATTCCTCCTGTAAAAAATTGAAGCACTAATTTCATACTTtatcatcaaattttttaataacattCTCTTCTATAAAACACTTTATTATACCTTGAGAATTTTCAAAGTgacaacaacaaaattattatagatagaaatatatattttatatacccATCAAGACTACGTCTCATGTATTAACTTTTTTGCTAATCTGAATCCAtcatatttcttttcttttattacactccactaatttttttacaaatacaTTAACATGCTGCCAACTGTTATTAATATCAgacatttattttcaaaaatttttatatttctactaTATCAGATAATCCTACCTAAAGGGCACAAGCGTGAGATGGATGgacctaaaaaaaagaaacataggAGCTCAAGTATTGAATGACCACTGGGTATATGTGACAAATTTGAGATTGACATGTTATTAGAGTTAGTGAGTTTTGCTGCTAAATTTGTAGAGAAGTTGTATAATAGCATTAATGAAAATAAGATTGAGAACTTGAACGTATTGAAGATCAATTTACTGGTTTGTATCTCAACAATGTTAATCTAAacagttatatttttataattgtgaTCTGTTATTAAAGTATATCATGATCTGATTTTGTCTTAGTCTACATACATATTGCAACTTTAAATTTAAGGTGCATTAACTGTTGACCGTTTATACAGTGACTATAATTTTGATGTGATAAACATTTTGCGTAAAAATTCAACTTGTGCAAGAAGAATGATGTTAAgactataataaaaattaattagtaatataaaatatatattaaaatataaaatataaatttaaaataaattaaaaagtatcatatatatttataaattaatacataatgaccgatttaataatttattttgtatgtatatatagtaATTCTTTTTATAAGACACATTTAGCTAATTCTATCTTAATAACACAGgttacaaatataataataagtgtccttaaaattcttaatatggtcaaaatattaaaaatataaaaaagaaattataacgaatatttttgtataatactctttaaatatatttttaagacATGTGATCATACAAATCTTTATTATGATCTAAATTACATgttcacaaacattaaaaaaaaggcTTGTTTTCATTCACATTTAAAAAGAACAAAGTAAATTGGTacatgacatttttatttatcttcatCTAACAATAGAAATGCAATGAGAAACCGAGATAGTATTTGTTGCGAGGAGGAAGAGATCTCCAAAATAGTGATAGAATGTCTACCTAAGAATCTTTCGAAAGATTACAGAAAAATAGGATTTGAAATTATTTAGAAATCAATCAAAGTAGATAATTAAtgactttttttcaaaaatataaacaattactaattaaataaaagagagtgTTAGGTAAATAATGATTATcttgaacaatatgaacaatcactaattaaataaaaatacactataCTTCTAAATTACCcacctaaattttaatattagaataaccattTGTACACCCAATGAAATGAATATCtgatatatctattttttatattgttttgtatttttattatctatctatACTTTTTTATCAATAAATTCTTATATATAAAATGCATTGAATTGTGTTTGAAatgaatacaaataaaattttatttgattggtaTTTAGAACCAAATCGCTCTTTGCCAAATTCATTAAACTTTGACTAGGTTTAAAATATAAAGGTCTCAAATCCGCGAGAATCATGAAATTACATTTaacttttttcaattttgaataCCTAAACACATGAGCTCGCTCTGTTATTTAAAGGCAGCATAAAATGTTCATTACTACATTCCAAATAAACAAGCATAAACTTTACGTTTTAGTGTTTGGATTGACCAAGTTTTGAAAACGATATTATATGACTGTATTAAttgtgaaaataataaataagtccctccttttttatttctaagaaaaataaatttttcgccaaatttaatttcatgaaagatttatctatttttataataaaaaaattaaagatttatttatctttttcttgttttgatttatacGAGTTGAAATTTATGTTtatgataattatgaaaaaaatatttgaattaattgtATTCACCAAACATACCATATTAATCATTATCTTAAAATTCATCCATATGACCAAAAATATACTAgtaaaaataacacaatattattgAAATATAGTATGCCTATCTTTTAAGGGTGTGTTTAATTTAAGGTTTGAAATATAAAAAGCATATTTAAATCTCTTAAAcacttcaattttttatttgaatatttttttcttgtaaatagatataaaaaagggcaatttacttatttaaattgtttCACTCTCAATATTACGTAAATATATTGTTTCAGAAACTGATACGTAAATACATTATTTCACATATCTATATAAACCGCTACTGCCAGTAGCGGTTTACAAGAGAACAGAAACCGCTAGTACCAGCCACGGTTTACACATGTATGATGGGTTGTTCATAAACTGCTGCTGCCAGCAGCGGTTTATGTTGGTTGGTGTGCGTGCGTAAACCGCTGGTGCCTATAGCGGTTTACGTTTAGTATGTGTCATTGGGCTCCCTATATAAACCATGGAGGGGCCAAATGTGGAGAGGTAGGGTGTTAGTCTCAAATGGATGGGGGAGGATAGTTTTGTGGCTCTGGTCCACTGCTCTGGAAAAATTCAAAAGAGCAAAAGGCATGGTGTGAAATTCACAGATAGAGAACTGGTTAGTATTTTTATCCGATCTTCAAGTACATTGGCAGAGATTAAGCTCAGCATACTACAAAAGCTCGGTACCTGTGCGACGAAGCTGGTAAAAAAGTTGTTTTACAAGATTTCCATTACTGTTGTGTCAATTGGTGTGAGATATGAGACCTTTGTGATAGAGTCGGATGAAGACCTGCAGGTCTTGTTTCACTGCAGGCGTAGTTTTCCGGAGGTGAGGATACCCGAGCTGTTTGCGAAGTTGGAAGATTGTGTGGATAGCTCCGGGGCATCGGCATCGGATCCTCAGTCGACCACAGTCGGTGGTGCCTCGACATCAATGCCTGTGGTAGCAGCGGTAGTTCTACCTCCCGAGCCCGAACGTGCTGGGGCTGTTCATGCAAGTGTGGTTCATTGTGTGCCTGAGGTTGAGTTTGAGGTTGGACCGGATCGAGTTGAGAATGCGCTGTGTGATGATGATTCTGATGAGGAGCCGGTCGATATTGGTGGGGACAGTGATGATGATATATCAAGAGGTACACGTACAGCCCATGGAGGTTCCGGTTCTGGAACACAAGAGTACCCTTCCCACCTGTCGTCTTTGAACTTGGAAGCCATCGGCTAACACCAGAATGTAGAGGCAACATTCGATGGGCAGGGTATGCATGATGGGACAGGTTTGACTGAATTTCAGATTGGCCAATCGTTCCAAAGTAAGGAGGAAGGTGTGCTGAGCGTAAAAGATTACAGCATTCGGCATGGAGTTGAGTACAGGGTTATGGAGTCAGACAATCTAAAATACCAAGGGAGATGCAAGGAGTTCGGTAATGGGTGCACGTGGTTGATTCGGATAGTCATGCGAAAAAGGAAGAGCACATGGGAAGTTAGGAGGTACAACGGACCACACACGTGTATGGCCACATCAATATCGAGCGACCACAAGCAGCTTAATTATCATGTGATCTGTGCGAGAATTTTTCCAGTGGTTAAAGCTGATGCATCAGTGTCGATTAAGGTGTTGCAAGAGGCAACAGAGGCAACATATGGTTTCAAACCTAGTTATCGAAAGGTGTGGTTGGCAAAGCAGAAAGCAGTAGCACAGATCTACGATGATTGGGAGGAGTCATATGCGGATCTGCCCTGCTGGATCCTTGGGGTCACATTCACCATGGAAAGGATCAAATATCTTTACATTCTTGATGAGTTTAGAGTTGCTAAAACTCCATCAAATATCTTTACATTCTTAAGttactaatgtcatttatattagtaactcatataTATTCAATTTACTTAAGCtactaatataaatgacattagtaaCTTAGGAATGTAAAGATATTTGATGGAGTTTTAACAACTCTAAGCTCATcaagaaataacaataattattttttatcggTAAAAATTGGACttgataattataatattaatattattatctagGCTTCATTATAATTAgagcaagtaaaataaataaataatataataataaaattatattaccaTTTATTTTACTTCGGGGTTCGAAGTCGACTtgtcaaaataaaactaatagctttaaaatattattttaagaaaaactcgCATTAGTGTAAAAATTAGAGTTGTTACATTTTCCCCCACCCACACACTCGTTTGTTTTATACACGCCTCATATAATGTATAAACGTAATCCTTATTTTGCGTGATCAACCTTTCTCAACATaaacctccttcttcttcttcaacctaatTAAATTCGTTGTTCTCCTCTATTCgcatttttcttctctgcattATGGATCTGGATTGACTTCAACGTAATTAGCTTTGTcgttcatctttttctttgttttcttcttcgatctgtACTTTTGAATTGCAACAATAAATGAATCAACTTTGAATCATTTGAATGAGTGCGATTTGGATAATTCTTCCTAAACGCATCAATTTGATGAAGTTTggattattaaattttgaatcgaattcaatggaataaaattactaattttatttgaagtcAATTGAATGGATAGATGTGATCTaaatctgaattgaattgaattgaattgataatatgtaaCTGTGAGTAACTATGAGTGCGAGTCATTGTGAGTAACTGTGAGTAAATGTGAGTAACTTTTCAGTTCGTAATTACTAAAGAGTTGATTCACTATGTGCAAGTGTTCGGTTCGGTATGCAGAAAGGAGTCTAAAAATAATTAGACAAATATagtgtttagagtttagggttcagggttcagggtttaaggtttagggtttaggggtttaggggtttagggtttagggttagagTTTTAGGGATTCATGATTTATGGTTTCAAGTTTCAATGTtctgggtttagtgtttagggtttagggtttagggtttagtagttcaggttcagggtttagagtttagggtttaggattcaGGGTTTAGAGGTTCAGTGTGTTTCCAACTTTCGGTTCGCCCAGTGTATTAATTTCGGTTCGCCATGTTCAGGGTTCAGGGTtaaggatttagggtttaggttagggtttagggtttaggggttcagggttcaggatttaggggttagggttcagggttcagggtttagggtttagggtttaaggttcagggttcaggattttaggggtttagggttttagggttttagggttt harbors:
- the LOC107471110 gene encoding uncharacterized protein LOC107471110 is translated as MASAISDPSLFKDSTKKKKGNGSAKLKQIKLDVRLEQWLSRVKKGSNVDSNRSIDYCPSSKHVPTEENRSSNKENKKRGENTESSCIPLNDSTSIRSPLDHESRNGFSSWSSTSISSMSTCFSGSEEEADNDGCLDDWEAVADALNANDNLRSTTSDLASTILEATKNPKPEFKKSHQKRQAWKPNDAFRPMCLPNLSKQHSSPLNSNRHSGNPKPASWRWQTIISQPSQCPICYEDLDVTDTSFLPCSCAFRPCLFCHKRILEADGRCPGCRKLYECVDVNVMFRIGANAFHVTQSCTMSTRC